The Vibrio navarrensis genome has a segment encoding these proteins:
- a CDS encoding chemotaxis protein CheA has translation MSYDLDEDILQDFLIEAGEILELLSEQLVELENNPEDRDLLNAIFRGFHTVKGGAGFLSLAELVDTCHGAENVFDVLRNGQRSVTPALMDTMLRALDTVNTQFKAVQDHEPLQAADPMLLDELHHLCRPESEDEVAEETIEVAEPEPEFEPESIIEEPVLEETAPTAVSASSVDEITQDEFEKLLDELHGKGSAPGKNADTVVVPAAKSVATPVVDNGDITDDEFEKLLDELHGAGKSPSSSDFKSVSPAAPATPTKSVAAADSDLMTDEEFEKLLDELHGTGKGPSIEELEMATKPASANVKETPKPVEKPAVKPAPQATPKVAPAVAKAAPPAPPATQDAKAPAVAAAKKTQAEATVRVDTSTLDTIMNMVGELVLVRNRLLSLGLNSNDEEMAKAVANLDVVTADLQGAVMKTRMQPIKKVFGRFPRVVRDLARSLQKDIVLEMRGEETDLDKNLVEALADPLIHLVRNSVDHGIEMPEDRVKAGKSRTGKVILSASQEGDHIELAIVDDGGGMDPDKLRAIAVKRGMMDEDAAARLSNKECFNLIFAPGFSSKEKISDISGRGVGMDVVKTAINTLNGSIDIDSEMGKGTKITIKVPLTLAILPTLMVGVAGHPFALPLASVNEIFHLDLSRTNIVDGQLTIIVRDKSIPLFYLQNWLAPKAGKIQLRKGHGHVVIVQIGSQRVGFVVDTLIGQEEVVIKPLDNLLQGTPGMAGATITSDGHIALILDVPDLLKQYAAASRI, from the coding sequence ATGAGCTACGATTTAGACGAAGATATCCTACAAGACTTCTTAATTGAAGCCGGGGAAATTCTGGAACTGCTTTCTGAGCAGTTAGTAGAATTGGAAAATAATCCAGAAGACAGGGATCTTCTTAACGCTATTTTCCGTGGATTCCATACTGTTAAAGGTGGTGCTGGCTTTCTATCACTCGCTGAACTCGTTGATACCTGTCACGGCGCAGAAAACGTCTTCGATGTGCTGCGTAATGGACAGCGTTCTGTTACGCCTGCACTGATGGATACCATGCTACGTGCTCTGGATACCGTGAATACCCAGTTCAAGGCAGTTCAAGATCACGAGCCTTTACAGGCCGCTGATCCGATGTTGTTGGACGAGCTTCATCATCTTTGCCGACCTGAATCTGAAGACGAAGTTGCTGAAGAAACGATAGAAGTCGCTGAGCCGGAACCAGAATTTGAACCAGAGTCTATCATCGAAGAGCCAGTGCTAGAAGAAACGGCACCAACTGCTGTCAGTGCTTCCTCTGTCGATGAAATCACTCAAGATGAATTTGAAAAATTGCTTGATGAACTGCATGGCAAAGGTTCAGCGCCAGGTAAGAATGCAGATACTGTGGTGGTGCCTGCTGCTAAATCGGTTGCAACTCCAGTTGTTGATAATGGTGACATTACCGACGACGAGTTTGAAAAACTTCTAGACGAATTACACGGAGCAGGTAAGAGCCCTTCCTCGTCAGACTTTAAATCAGTGTCACCTGCTGCGCCTGCAACCCCCACCAAATCGGTCGCGGCTGCAGACAGTGATTTGATGACAGATGAAGAATTTGAGAAACTGCTCGACGAATTGCACGGTACAGGTAAAGGCCCTTCTATTGAAGAACTGGAAATGGCAACGAAGCCTGCTTCAGCAAACGTTAAAGAAACGCCTAAACCTGTGGAGAAACCGGCTGTAAAACCAGCACCGCAAGCAACGCCTAAAGTCGCACCCGCAGTCGCAAAAGCAGCGCCTCCTGCTCCACCAGCAACTCAAGATGCAAAAGCACCCGCCGTCGCTGCAGCGAAAAAGACACAAGCAGAGGCGACGGTTCGTGTTGATACCTCGACACTCGATACCATTATGAATATGGTTGGTGAACTTGTTTTAGTGCGTAACCGTTTACTCAGTCTTGGATTAAATAGCAACGATGAAGAGATGGCCAAAGCCGTTGCTAACCTTGATGTTGTGACCGCCGATCTGCAAGGCGCGGTTATGAAAACGCGCATGCAGCCGATTAAAAAGGTGTTTGGTCGCTTCCCTCGCGTTGTTCGAGATCTTGCTCGTAGTCTGCAAAAAGACATCGTACTGGAAATGCGCGGCGAAGAAACGGATCTAGATAAGAACTTGGTTGAAGCCCTAGCTGATCCATTGATCCACTTAGTGCGTAACTCTGTAGACCATGGCATCGAAATGCCTGAAGACCGAGTCAAAGCGGGTAAATCTCGTACGGGTAAAGTCATTCTCTCTGCATCCCAGGAAGGGGATCACATTGAGCTAGCGATTGTCGATGACGGCGGTGGTATGGATCCAGATAAGCTACGTGCTATTGCGGTCAAACGTGGCATGATGGACGAAGATGCTGCAGCACGCTTATCAAATAAAGAGTGTTTTAACCTCATTTTTGCGCCAGGTTTCTCTAGTAAAGAGAAAATTTCTGACATCTCCGGGCGCGGCGTCGGTATGGATGTGGTGAAAACGGCAATCAATACGTTAAACGGTTCGATTGATATTGATTCTGAAATGGGCAAAGGGACGAAGATCACCATCAAGGTTCCTTTGACTCTGGCTATTCTGCCGACCTTAATGGTAGGAGTGGCCGGGCACCCATTTGCATTGCCACTGGCGTCTGTGAATGAGATCTTCCATCTTGACCTTAGCCGAACAAACATTGTTGATGGACAATTGACCATCATTGTGCGCGACAAGTCTATTCCGCTGTTCTACTTGCAAAATTGGCTTGCGCCCAAAGCGGGTAAGATCCAACTGCGCAAAGGGCATGGTCACGTGGTTATCGTGCAAATTGGCAGTCAGCGTGTTGGTTTTGTCGTCGATACCTTAATTGGTCAAGAAGAAGTGGTTATTAAGCCGCTGGATAACTTGCTGCAAGGTACGCCGGGAATGGCGGGTGCAACCATTACTAGTGATGGCCACATAGCTCTGATTCTGGATGTGCCGGATCTGCTCAAACAGTATGCAGCCGCGTCGCGGATATAA
- the cheY gene encoding chemotaxis response regulator CheY, which translates to MKILIVDDFSTMRRIVKNLLRDLGFNNTQEADDGLTALPMLKKGDFDFVVTDWNMPGMQGIDLLKNIRADEELKHLPVLMITAEAKREQIIEAAQAGVNGYIVKPFTAATLKEKLDKIFERL; encoded by the coding sequence ATGAAGATCCTTATTGTTGATGATTTCTCAACAATGCGCCGTATTGTAAAGAACCTGCTTCGTGATTTGGGTTTTAACAACACCCAAGAGGCGGACGATGGTTTGACAGCGTTACCTATGCTGAAAAAAGGTGATTTCGATTTCGTCGTGACGGATTGGAATATGCCTGGCATGCAGGGTATCGATCTACTGAAAAATATTCGTGCCGATGAGGAGCTTAAACACCTGCCAGTATTGATGATTACTGCAGAAGCGAAGCGTGAGCAGATCATTGAAGCCGCCCAAGCTGGAGTAAATGGCTATATCGTTAAACCGTTCACTGCTGCAACCCTGAAAGAAAAATTAGATAAAATATTCGAACGTTTATAA
- a CDS encoding protein phosphatase CheZ, with protein MISLEQAKSLVELLENGEQAQADALVASIYEDKGNLMLQEIGVLTRDLHDSLKNFAFDQRMTEITQDEIPDARDRLQYVIDKTEVAANKTMDAVEHCLPIADNLHQCLLQVRPQWNELMRGRIELSEFKALCHRIDELLVQVEGDSTELRSQLTEILMAQDFQDLTGQIIRRVIALVNEVEGRLVEILTVFAANKPLKENVLDTTPSANKEKSGSEPEGPILHPELREDAVASQDEVDDLLSSLGF; from the coding sequence ATGATCTCATTAGAGCAAGCAAAGTCTCTAGTTGAATTGCTGGAAAACGGTGAACAGGCACAGGCAGATGCTTTGGTCGCTTCAATTTACGAAGATAAGGGAAACCTTATGCTGCAGGAAATTGGCGTGTTGACTAGAGATCTACATGATTCACTGAAAAACTTCGCGTTTGATCAGCGAATGACGGAAATCACTCAAGATGAAATCCCTGATGCGAGGGATCGCCTTCAATACGTCATTGATAAAACGGAAGTTGCCGCCAATAAAACCATGGACGCTGTCGAGCATTGTCTACCGATTGCGGACAACTTGCATCAGTGTTTGTTGCAGGTCAGGCCACAGTGGAACGAGTTAATGCGTGGTCGCATCGAACTGAGTGAGTTCAAGGCCCTTTGTCATCGTATTGACGAGTTATTGGTTCAGGTTGAAGGGGACAGCACTGAGCTGAGAAGTCAATTAACAGAAATATTAATGGCCCAGGATTTTCAGGACCTCACAGGACAGATAATCCGTAGAGTCATTGCTTTGGTTAATGAAGTGGAAGGGCGATTAGTCGAAATATTAACCGTCTTCGCCGCAAATAAACCATTAAAAGAAAATGTTTTAGACACCACCCCAAGTGCCAACAAAGAAAAAAGTGGAAGCGAGCCCGAAGGGCCGATTTTGCACCCAGAACTTCGTGAGGATGCGGTTGCGTCGCAAGATGAAGTCGATGATTTGTTATCCAGTCTCGGATTTTAA
- a CDS encoding protein-glutamate methylesterase/protein-glutamine glutaminase: MAIKVLVVDDSSFFRRRVSEIINAESRLEVIDVAVNGKEAVEKAQRLKPDVITMDIEMPVMDGISAVREIMASVPTPILMFSSLTHDGAKATLDALDAGALDFLPKKFEDIARNRDEAVSLLQQRVLQIASKRAFMRRPVAQPIERTTPASPASSTRGSFGLRRDVAAPAPTRAPVTTKFRASGKKYQLTAIGTSTGGPVALQKILTKLPANYPHPIVLIQHMPATFTAAFASRLNSLCKIQVKEAEDGDVLQAGVAYLAPGGKQMMIDGRPGAARLRIIDGGERMNYKPCVDVTFGSAAKIYADKVLSMVLTGMGADGREGARMLKSAGSTIWAQDEESCVVYGMPQAVAKAGISSEDLPLDRIAERMLVEVGLA; this comes from the coding sequence ATGGCGATTAAAGTATTAGTAGTTGATGATTCAAGCTTTTTCAGACGACGCGTCAGTGAAATCATCAATGCAGAATCGCGCCTAGAGGTGATTGACGTCGCAGTCAACGGGAAAGAGGCGGTTGAGAAAGCCCAACGCCTCAAACCAGACGTCATTACGATGGACATCGAAATGCCCGTGATGGATGGAATTTCGGCTGTTCGTGAAATTATGGCGTCGGTCCCGACGCCGATTCTAATGTTTTCTTCTTTGACTCATGACGGTGCCAAAGCCACTCTGGATGCACTTGATGCTGGTGCTTTGGATTTTCTACCGAAAAAATTTGAAGACATCGCCCGTAACCGTGACGAAGCGGTGTCATTGTTGCAGCAGCGTGTTCTGCAGATTGCCTCAAAGCGTGCATTTATGCGACGCCCGGTAGCTCAACCTATTGAACGAACAACACCTGCTTCGCCTGCAAGCTCCACGCGTGGCAGTTTTGGGTTGCGCCGTGATGTAGCCGCTCCAGCACCAACTCGAGCGCCAGTGACAACAAAATTTCGTGCTTCTGGGAAAAAATATCAGCTCACTGCGATTGGTACTTCTACTGGTGGTCCGGTCGCATTACAAAAAATTCTCACCAAATTGCCGGCTAATTACCCGCATCCTATTGTCTTGATCCAACACATGCCTGCAACGTTCACTGCTGCCTTTGCAAGCCGTTTAAATTCGCTGTGTAAAATCCAAGTGAAGGAAGCGGAAGATGGCGATGTGTTACAAGCGGGTGTGGCTTACCTGGCGCCTGGTGGTAAGCAGATGATGATTGATGGTCGGCCTGGCGCTGCGCGCTTGAGAATTATCGATGGTGGCGAACGAATGAACTATAAGCCATGTGTGGATGTGACCTTTGGCTCTGCGGCAAAGATCTACGCGGACAAAGTCCTTTCTATGGTGCTGACTGGCATGGGCGCTGACGGACGTGAAGGTGCACGCATGCTTAAATCTGCAGGCTCAACAATTTGGGCTCAAGACGAAGAGAGCTGCGTGGTCTACGGTATGCCTCAGGCGGTGGCAAAAGCAGGAATCTCTAGCGAAGACTTGCCTTTGGATCGCATTGCCGAGCGTATGCTGGTTGAAGTTGGGCTGGCATAA